Part of the Streptomyces sp. NBC_00457 genome, TGACCGCCGCCAACGCGCGAGCCTTCTTCTCCTGGCCCGCCAGGAACATCCGGATGCGTCCGGCGGCGGGCCTGGCGTCGGCGAGCAACGGAACGAGCCGTTCCGACAGGACGGCGGCCTTGTCGACCGCACGCCGAGCGTCCGGACCGGCCTCCACCAGTACGTGCAACGCCATGACGAGCGCGGTGGTGCTCGGTTCCGGCCGGTCCACGTCGATGTGGACGGCAACGGTCTGGTGCACAGCCTCGGAGAGTCGGCGGGCGGCGGCGAGCATATGGTCAACGGTGCGCTGCCCGACACCGGGAATCTGCCGCAACCTGTACGAGCCCGCTTCGAGGACACTGCCCAATGTGCGCAGTCCGCTCTTCTCAACGATCCCCAGCCTCAGCCGTCCTTCAGTGACGTCCTGCAGCCGAACGACAGGGATGGCGTCGAGCTCCCGCTTCACCGCTGCGTCGTGAATCGGCTTCAGTGCCGCCCGCGCCGCGTCCACGGCCCTCCCGTGGTCACCGACCACTGCCTGCGCCGCCTCGCACAGTCGCGCTCCCCTCGCGACCGTGTCCCGCTCACCCCGCCCCACGCTTCCCGCCCCTCCGTCGCCCTCGCCGGATCCTCCCACCGCCACACCGGCTCCCGACAGGCGTTCACGCAGCCCGGCGGATCGATCGGACCCCGCGAGGAGCTGTTCACACCCCAAAGACTTACGACCGCCGGTAGGATTGGCACCATGAGTAGTAGCAGGAAATACTCGATCAGTCTGCCTGAAGATCTCGCCGAGGCCGTGCGCGCCCACGTCGGGCCCGGCGGTTTCTCCGCCTACGTTGCCGAGGCTCTCGAACAGCGGGTTGCGATGGACAAGTTGCGGGAGATCGTCGCCGACTTCGAGACCGACAACGAGGAACTCACCCGCGAAGAGATCGAGGCCGCACGCGCGGTGCTGCGCCACGACCACCGACAGGCCGGCGGGGCCGCCGCCTGATGCCCGGCACCGTGCTGCTCGACAGCGAAGGGCTCTCGAAGCTCTACCGCAAGGACCGCACCGTCGTGGCTCTGGTCCAGGCGGCGTCGGAAGAGGGCATCCGTGTGGCCACCAGTGCCATGACCACCCTTGAGGCCGACTACGACCGCATCCACCAGGCCCGTATCAAGTGGGTCCTCTCCCGCGTGGACGTTCACGACGTCACCAAGGAGATCGCCGACCGGGCCGCCGTCCTTCTTCGCACCCATCACCTCCACGGCCACAAGTACGCCATCGATGCCGCTCTCGCCGCCATCGCCCACAGCGTGCCCCAGCCGGTCACGGTCCTCACTTCTGACCCCGAGGACCTGACACTCCTGTGCGGCCCTACCGTGGAAGTCGTCAAAGTCTGAGAAGTTTCACTGCCCCGCTGACCAGGCCTGAGCGGAACACTCAATACGGCGCTCCCACCTGCGGAAACGCCCTTCGGATGATCGTATCCAGCGCCCATCCAGCACCGTCTGAGCCGATCCAGCACATCCAGCACGTCAAGCCGCAGAGACACCCGGCCGCGAGGAAGACGCTGGACGCCTTTGTCCGTTCGGTCAAGGTACGCGCGCCCGAATCGGGCGTCCGCGGCGAACCCGACCACCGACGTATTCTCCTTCGCCAGCGACTCCGCCTTCGTGGAGTTCCTGTTGTCGGCCGTGCAGATGCCGGCCAACGGTTCGACGAACTCCAGCGCGCCGGCCACATGGCCGGCTGCCGCGTGGAAGCGGAAGCGGCGGGCCGGGCGTCCCATCGCCCCGTCGTCGGGAAAGAGTTCCTCCGCCCAGCCGCGGCCGGTCAGGTCGGACTCGACCGTGGGGCGCGAGAGTCCGGCGGTCTTGGCCAGCTGACTGAGCGTGGTGGGGGCACCGGCATGGCGCAGGGCGCGCAGGGCCGCCTTGGCGTTCTGCGCGCGGATGAACGCCTGGTCGGCGCCGCTGTTCTGAGGAGTCCGCATGCCGTCCCCAGGTCATTGCGCGCACGAGCGCCGCTACCGGTACGCCCAAGCGGTGGGTCGGCACCGGCAGCTTCCACGTGACCGGCCTCTCCGACCGCGACCCGCTGCACAAACTGCCGGTCGTCGAGCAGCTGGAGGCCGCGCTCTACACCGACGCCCTGGTCACCCTCGCCCCCACGCGCACCCTCCCGCCGAAGTAGCCGCCCTCCGGGACGCTGATGAGCGCCATGCATCACGGCGTCCCCAACCGGCATTGGACCGCCCGGGAGCCGGTCACCAATAGTGCTGGGCATGGGCGCAGACGCCGTGACGGAGGTTCACCGATGACCAGCTCCCCCCCACCCGGAACCACCGAGCCGGCCCGTGCCGCCTCGCCGTTGACGATCAGCGAGCAAGGCGCGTTCTGGGTCGGTGTCGGGCGCAAGCCGACCGAGGCCGGGACCGCCGCCGAGGCCGCGATGTACGTCCAGTACCAGATCCCGGCCGATCTCCGGCATCCGCTGCCCGTGGTGATGGTCCACGGGGGCGGCGGCCAGGGCTCGGACTACCTGTCGACGCCTGACGGCCGCCCCGGCTGGGCCACCCGGTTCGTCGAGGCCGGTTACGCCGTGTACGTGGTCGACCGTCCGGGGCACGGGCGCTCCCCGTACCACCCCGATGTCCTCGGGCCCATCGAGGGCGCGGCGCCGACGTACGAGTTCATCCGCTGGCTGTTCTGCGACGGGGCGGGACGACCCGTCAGCCAGTGGCCCGGCAGCGGCGAAATCGGCGACGACTGCGCGCTGGACCAGCTGATGGCGAGCCAGGGCCCGACGCTGCCCACCTTCACCGCGAACGAGGAGCAGATGCGGCGCTGCGGGGCCGAGTTGCTGGACCGGATCGGACCGGCCGTGCTGATCACCCACTCCATGGGGGCGCCCTTCGGCTGGTTGGTCGCCGATGCACGGCCCGGGCTGGTGAAGGCCGTCGTCTCCATCGAGCCGATAGGACCCCCGTTCGTCGAACTGCCCGGCCTCGGAAAGCTGGAGTGGGGGCTCACCGCGGCCCCGATCACTTACGAGCCGCCGGTGCGGACCCCGGAGGAACTGCGCACCCGGCTGCGCGAGGCCGGGGGCGACGGGCCGCAGGACTGCCTGGTCCAGGACGAACACGCCGGCCCCGTGCGGTCCCTGCCAGGGCTGCGGGGCTTCCCGATCGCCGTGGTCGCGGCCGACGCCTCACCGTTCGCGGGGTTCCAGCACGGTGTCGCCGGCTACCTCGCCCAGGCCGGTGCGGACGTCGAGTTGCTGCGCCTGGCGGACCTGGGGCTCACGGGCAACGGTCACCTGCCCATGGGTGAGAAGAACTCCGACGACGTGGCCGAGGCGCTGATGACCTGGCTGACCAAGCGGCTGGCGGCGGTGGAGGAAACCTCCCGATGACAACCGCGACAACCGTCGAGACCGAGGTGCTCATCGTGGGCAGCGGCCCCGCGGGAGCGAGCGCCGCACTGGCACTGAGCACTTATGGTGTGCCGAACGTCATGGTCACCCGCTACTCACGCCTCGCGGACACGCCCCGGGCGCACATCACCAACCAGCGCACCATGGAAGTGCTGCGTGACCTCGGTGTGGAAGAGGACGTGATCGCCCAGGCCACCCCGCAGCACCTGATGGGCAACACCGTCTTCTGCACCGCCCTCGCGGGCGAGGAGCTCGGCCGGCTGAGGTCCTGGGGCAACGAGCCGCTCGTGCAGGCCGCGCACGAGCTGGCCAGCCCCACCCGGATGTGTGACATGCCGCAGCACCTCATGGAACCGGTGCTCGTGAACGCGGCCATAGCACGCGGAAGCCAACTACGGTTCGGCACCGAGTACCTGTCGCACGAGCAGGACGCCGACGGCGTGACCGCCACGGTCCGCGACCGGCTGCGCGGCGACACGTACACTATCCGGGCCAAGTACCTGATCGGCGCGGACGGCGGCCGCAGCAAGGTGGCCGAGGACGCCGGGCTGCCGATGGGCGGCCAGATGGGCGTGGCCGGCAGCATCAACATCGTCTTCGACGCGGACCTCACCAAGTACGTGGCGCACCGCCCCGCCACCCTCTACTGGGTGCTGGCGCCCGGCGCGACCGTGGGCGGCATCGGCGCCGGTCTGGTGCGCTGCGTACGGACGTGGAACGAGTGGCTGATCGTGTGGGGCTACGACGTCGATGCCGGGCCGCCGGACCTCACCGAGGAGTACGCCCTGTCCGTCGTACGCAAGCTGATCGGCGACGACGAGATCCCGGTGACCATCAAGTCGTCCTCCGCGTGGACGGTCAACGAGATGTACGCCGAGACCTACTCGAGCGGCCGGGTGTTCTGCGCGGGCGACGCCTGCCACCGTCACCCACCGTCCAACGGGCTGGGCTCCAACACCTCCACACAGGACTCCTACAACCTGGCGTGGAAGCTGAAGCTGGTCCTGGACGGCATCGCGTCCCCGTCCCTGCTGGACACCTACAGCGACGAGCGCGCGCCGGTCGGCAAGCAGGTCGTCACCCGGGCCAACCAGTCCATCGGTGAGACGGCACCCGTCTTCGAGGCGCTCGGCGGCCTGGCGCCGCAGACCCCCGAACAGCTGTGGCGGAACATCGCCGCCCGCAAGGACGCCACTACGGAGGCCGAGGAGCAGCGGGCGCGGCTGCGGGAGGCGATCGCCTTCAAGGCATACGAGTTCAACGCCCACGGCGTGGACCTCAACCAGCGCTACACCTCCGCCGCGATCGTCCCGGACGGCACACCGGACCCCGGCTTCGCACGCGACCCCGAGCTGCACTTCCAGCCGAGCACCCGCCCCGGCGCCAAGCTCCCGCACGCCTGGCTCAGCTCCGGCACCCGCAATCTGTCCACCCTGGACCTGGGCGGAAACGGCCGGTTCACCCTGATCACCGGCATCGGCGGCGAGCCCTGGACGGAGGCCGCCCGCATCCTCGGCAAGGAGTTCGGCCTGGAGATCGCCACGGCGGTCATCGGCCCCGGCCAGGAGTACGAGGACCCGTACGGAGACTGGGCCCGGCTGCGGGAGATCGGCGACTCGGGCGCGCTGCTGGTGCGGCCGGACAACCACGTGGCCTTCCGCCGCCAGGACGCCACCGGTGACGTCACGGCCGCACTGGGGGACGCGCTCCGGCAGATTCTCGGACGGGGCTGAGCGGCCATGGACTTCACCGCGAAGACCGCGAAGACCGCGACGACGACGGCGGTGCTCGAAAGCTTCGCCCACACCTCCGATCCCCGACTGCGCGAGGTGCTGGCCTCCCTGACGCGTCACCTGCACGACTTCGTACGGGACATCGAGCCGACCCAGGCCGAGTGGGAGCGGGCGATCGACTTCCTCACCGCCACCGGGCACATGTGCGACGACACCCGGCAGGAGTTCATCCTGCTGTCGGACGTCCTGGGTGTGTCGATGCTCGTCGAGACGATCAACGACCACAAGGCGGCCGCCGCGACCGACTCCACGGTGCTCGGCCCGTTCCACATGACCGAGTCCCCGATCCGGGAACTCGGGGCCACCATCGACCTGGTCGGCGCCGGCGAGCCCTGCGTGATCAGCGGACGGGTCGTCTCCGTCGACGGCACCCCGCTGCCCGCCGCGACGCTGGACGTGTGGCAGGCCGACGACCAGGGCTTCTACGACGTCCAGCAGCCGGAGAAGCAGCCGCCTGGCAATGGGCGCGGGCTGTTCACGGCGGACGCGGACGGGCGGTTCTGGTTCCGCTCGTGCGTTCCCAGCCCGTATCCGATTCCGACGGACGGGCCTGTCGGCTCCCTGCTGGAGGCGACCGGCCGCCACCCCTACCGTCCCGCCCATGTCCACTTCATCGTGGGCGCCGAGGGGCACAGCCCGGTGACGACGCACATCTTCGTGGCGGGCAGCGACTATCTGGAGTCGGACGCCGTCTTCGCCGTGAAGGAGGGCCTGGTCGAGGAGTTCGTCGAGGTGGACTCCCCCGAGGAGGCCGCAGAGCTGGGCCTGGCCAACCCCTTCCGCCGGGCTCGCTTCGACATCGTGCTGCAACCGGTGATCGTGTGAAGGACGAGGCCCTGGACTTCACCTACCAGGCACAGCCGATGCGCGTCGTCTTCCGGTCGGGTGCGGTGCCGCGAGCGGTGCCCGACGAGGCCGCGCTTCTCGGACTGCGCCGCGTCCTCGTGCTGTGCGACGACCATGGCCTGGACACGGCCCGTGCCGTCGCCGCGTCTCTCGGCGAAGCCTGCGCCGGGCTGTACGCGGGGGCGGTGACGCACGTCCCGGTGGAGGTCGCCGACCTGGCCGTCGAAGCGGCTCGCGAAGCCCGGGCCGACGGCTGCGTGGCGGTCGGCGGCGGTTCCGTGACCGGCCTGGCCAAGGCCGTCGCGCTCAGGACCGGCGTGCCGATCGTCGCCGTCCCGACGACGTACGCCGGCTCGGAGATGACCCCCGTCTGGGGCCTGACCGAGGGCGCGGTCAAGCGCACCGGGCGCGACCCGAAGGTGTTGCCGCGCAGCGTCGTGTACGACCCGCTGCTCACGCTCACCATGCCGCCCGTGGGGTCCGCGACGAGTGGCATGAACGCGATCGCGCACGCCGTCGAGGCTCTGTACGCCCCGGACTCCACTCCGATCGTCTCCCTCATGGCGGAGGAGGGTGTGCGGGCGCTGGCCGCGGCCCTTCCCGAGAGCGTCGCCGACCCCTCGGGGCATGACGCGCGCAGCCGCGCGCTGTACGGGGCGTGGCTGTGCGGTGCCTGTCTCGGCGCGACCACCATGGGGCTGCACCACAAGCTCTGCCATGTGCTCGGCGGCACCTTCGACCTGCCGCACGCCGAGACACACGCCGTCGTCCTGCCCCATGTGCTGGCCTTCAACGCGCCGGCGGTTCCCGAGGCACTGGCGGCGCTGCGCCGGGCGCTCGATGTCCCGGATCCGGTACGCGAGTTGCACGAGCTGGGTGAGCGGCTGGGCATCCCGCGATCGCTCGCCGACCTGGGCCTGACCGCCGCCGACGTGGACCGTGCGGTCGATGTCGCTCTCGGGGCGCCGTACGCGAATCCCCGCCCGGCGTCCGCCGACGATCTGCGCGCCGTCCTGCACGCGGCCTGGGCGGGCGAGCCGCCGTACGGCGGCTGACCGCTTCTACCGGGCGAGTTCGGCGTACGGAACGCCGCTCGCACGTCGGGCCACCCGGCGTGCGAGCTCGGCGAAGGCCGGGGCGGCGGGCGAGTGACCGGCCTCCGGAAAGGCGACGGCGGCCACCAAGCCGAGGGGCTCCTTCGGAGCGACGTTCTCCACTCCCGGGTGCGGGAACATCCGGGTGGCCGACAGCGGCATCAGTCCCACCATGTGCTGGTAGGCGATCTTCGAGGACACGTCCAGGGCCGAGCGGGCGTGGGAGCCGACTGTCGGGGCGTCGTCCCCGTTTCGTCTGCCCACCCAGAAGTCGAGGCCCGGCTCGGGGGTGACCCAGGGCTGATCGAAGACCTCGGTCACGTCCACCGCGGCGGCCGAGGCCAGCGGATGCCCCTTCCACAGCGCGAGGGAAGCGGGCTCGGTGAAGATCGGTACTCGTGTCAGGCCCGGCATGTCGACGTTCAGGGGCAACAGCGCCACGTCGTACTCGCCGGCCAGCAGCGGGGCGAGCCCCTGGTGGAAGTCCGCTTCGTGTACCCGGATCGTGACTCTGGGATACCGCTCGCAGAACGCCTCGATGACCGGATGCGTCAGCTCCGCGAGAGCCACCCCGTAGAGCGCGACCCGCACCTCGTCCCGTCGCCTGGCCCGGATGGCGCCCGCGGTGGCGGAGAGCCGCTCGGCGTCGGCCAGCACCTCGCCCGCCCGTTCGAGCAGTTCCGCGCCGTCGGCGGTGAGCGCCACATGCCGTTTGTCGCGGTCGAACAGCTGGACGCCCAGCTCACGCTCGAGGGCGGCGATCGATCGCGTCAGCGCGGGCTGGGTGAGGTGCAGACGCTCGGCGGCGACCCGGTAATTCAAGGTCTCGGCGAGCGCCGAGAAATGGCGCAGGCTCCGGAGTTCCACTCAGCCCTCCAGAAAGGCGAGGTCCACGGCGTTGTGGTCCGCGCCAGGTTACAGCGCGCTTCCCCGCACGTCACCAGGCAGAAATGTGCGGCATTCCCGTCACCCCCTCCGACCTGCTGTGATGCACGGCACTCATCAAGCCCACAGTTACCGGCATTGGACGGTCCTTCGCCGCGCTGCCAACACTCCCTTCAGGCCGACCCAGAACAGCAGCGGATGGGGTGCGAATTGTCCGAGACAACCGAGGCAGCCGAGAAAATCATCGAGATTCCGCAGCCGGAGCCGGACCTGACACCGGAGGAACTGGTGCGCCGGGCCGCCGGCATGAGGGCCTGGCTTCGTGATCATCAGGACGAGACCGAACAGCGGACCGGTATCTCCGAGGACACGCACAAGGCGTTTCTGGAGGCGGGTTTTTACCGGGCCCTTCAGCCACGCCGCTTCGGCGGCTACGAGTTCGACCTGCGGACCTACTCCCGGATGGTCACCGAGGTGGCTCGCGGCTGCCCGTCCAGCGGATGGAACCTGTGTCTGGCCGCCTCCCACAGCCTGGTGGTGGCCGGCCGTTTCCCCGAGAGCACCCAGCGCGAGGTGT contains:
- a CDS encoding maleylacetate reductase, whose protein sequence is MRVVFRSGAVPRAVPDEAALLGLRRVLVLCDDHGLDTARAVAASLGEACAGLYAGAVTHVPVEVADLAVEAAREARADGCVAVGGGSVTGLAKAVALRTGVPIVAVPTTYAGSEMTPVWGLTEGAVKRTGRDPKVLPRSVVYDPLLTLTMPPVGSATSGMNAIAHAVEALYAPDSTPIVSLMAEEGVRALAAALPESVADPSGHDARSRALYGAWLCGACLGATTMGLHHKLCHVLGGTFDLPHAETHAVVLPHVLAFNAPAVPEALAALRRALDVPDPVRELHELGERLGIPRSLADLGLTAADVDRAVDVALGAPYANPRPASADDLRAVLHAAWAGEPPYGG
- a CDS encoding type II toxin-antitoxin system VapC family toxin, with amino-acid sequence MPGTVLLDSEGLSKLYRKDRTVVALVQAASEEGIRVATSAMTTLEADYDRIHQARIKWVLSRVDVHDVTKEIADRAAVLLRTHHLHGHKYAIDAALAAIAHSVPQPVTVLTSDPEDLTLLCGPTVEVVKV
- a CDS encoding alpha/beta hydrolase, translated to MTSSPPPGTTEPARAASPLTISEQGAFWVGVGRKPTEAGTAAEAAMYVQYQIPADLRHPLPVVMVHGGGGQGSDYLSTPDGRPGWATRFVEAGYAVYVVDRPGHGRSPYHPDVLGPIEGAAPTYEFIRWLFCDGAGRPVSQWPGSGEIGDDCALDQLMASQGPTLPTFTANEEQMRRCGAELLDRIGPAVLITHSMGAPFGWLVADARPGLVKAVVSIEPIGPPFVELPGLGKLEWGLTAAPITYEPPVRTPEELRTRLREAGGDGPQDCLVQDEHAGPVRSLPGLRGFPIAVVAADASPFAGFQHGVAGYLAQAGADVELLRLADLGLTGNGHLPMGEKNSDDVAEALMTWLTKRLAAVEETSR
- a CDS encoding LysR family transcriptional regulator, with the translated sequence MELRSLRHFSALAETLNYRVAAERLHLTQPALTRSIAALERELGVQLFDRDKRHVALTADGAELLERAGEVLADAERLSATAGAIRARRRDEVRVALYGVALAELTHPVIEAFCERYPRVTIRVHEADFHQGLAPLLAGEYDVALLPLNVDMPGLTRVPIFTEPASLALWKGHPLASAAAVDVTEVFDQPWVTPEPGLDFWVGRRNGDDAPTVGSHARSALDVSSKIAYQHMVGLMPLSATRMFPHPGVENVAPKEPLGLVAAVAFPEAGHSPAAPAFAELARRVARRASGVPYAELAR
- a CDS encoding intradiol ring-cleavage dioxygenase, which gives rise to MDFTAKTAKTATTTAVLESFAHTSDPRLREVLASLTRHLHDFVRDIEPTQAEWERAIDFLTATGHMCDDTRQEFILLSDVLGVSMLVETINDHKAAAATDSTVLGPFHMTESPIRELGATIDLVGAGEPCVISGRVVSVDGTPLPAATLDVWQADDQGFYDVQQPEKQPPGNGRGLFTADADGRFWFRSCVPSPYPIPTDGPVGSLLEATGRHPYRPAHVHFIVGAEGHSPVTTHIFVAGSDYLESDAVFAVKEGLVEEFVEVDSPEEAAELGLANPFRRARFDIVLQPVIV
- a CDS encoding FAD-dependent oxidoreductase: MTTATTVETEVLIVGSGPAGASAALALSTYGVPNVMVTRYSRLADTPRAHITNQRTMEVLRDLGVEEDVIAQATPQHLMGNTVFCTALAGEELGRLRSWGNEPLVQAAHELASPTRMCDMPQHLMEPVLVNAAIARGSQLRFGTEYLSHEQDADGVTATVRDRLRGDTYTIRAKYLIGADGGRSKVAEDAGLPMGGQMGVAGSINIVFDADLTKYVAHRPATLYWVLAPGATVGGIGAGLVRCVRTWNEWLIVWGYDVDAGPPDLTEEYALSVVRKLIGDDEIPVTIKSSSAWTVNEMYAETYSSGRVFCAGDACHRHPPSNGLGSNTSTQDSYNLAWKLKLVLDGIASPSLLDTYSDERAPVGKQVVTRANQSIGETAPVFEALGGLAPQTPEQLWRNIAARKDATTEAEEQRARLREAIAFKAYEFNAHGVDLNQRYTSAAIVPDGTPDPGFARDPELHFQPSTRPGAKLPHAWLSSGTRNLSTLDLGGNGRFTLITGIGGEPWTEAARILGKEFGLEIATAVIGPGQEYEDPYGDWARLREIGDSGALLVRPDNHVAFRRQDATGDVTAALGDALRQILGRG